A single genomic interval of Syntrophorhabdus sp. harbors:
- a CDS encoding pyridoxamine 5'-phosphate oxidase family protein, producing MAKSLMEFFNKQPRLGVLSTANKAGEVNSGYFGSPRMVDEKTIIMALGNNRTLANLQENPNACYMIMEPGKALPDWKGVRMYLKMTECQTSGDTVDTMRRQLVEKAGEAAAKMVYAAVTFEVTAVRPLADFGQGWEKSV from the coding sequence ATGGCAAAAAGTCTTATGGAGTTCTTCAACAAGCAGCCTCGCCTGGGAGTTCTCAGCACGGCCAACAAGGCCGGCGAGGTCAACTCGGGTTATTTCGGTTCCCCCCGCATGGTCGACGAGAAGACCATCATCATGGCCCTCGGCAACAACAGGACCCTCGCCAACCTGCAGGAGAACCCCAATGCCTGCTACATGATCATGGAGCCCGGCAAGGCCCTGCCTGATTGGAAAGGCGTAAGAATGTACCTCAAGATGACGGAATGCCAGACATCGGGCGACACCGTCGACACGATGCGCAGGCAACTCGTCGAAAAGGCGGGAGAAGCCGCGGCAAAAATGGTCTACGCGGCAGTGACCTTCGAAGTGACGGCGGTGAGACCGCTGGCCGACTTCGGCCAGGGCTGGGAAAAATCCGTCTAA